A genomic region of Equus caballus isolate H_3958 breed thoroughbred chromosome 1, TB-T2T, whole genome shotgun sequence contains the following coding sequences:
- the LOC100053132 gene encoding granzyme B-like isoform X2, protein MQPLLLLLAFLLSPGAEAGEIIGGHEAWPHSRPYMALVQFLFEEILHSCGGVLVRHDIVLTAAHCWGRLMNVTLGAHNIRKQEKTQQVITVRQAIRHPDYNLKNLSNDIMLLKLERRAKLSAAVWPLSLPRGKTQVRPGEVCSVAGWGQLAPKGRFPDTLQEVELTVQQDEVCESYFRNYYNSTTQLCVGDPKVKKSSFQGDSGGPLICENGLQGIVSYGLDNGSPPRAFTKVSSFLPWIKKTMKSL, encoded by the exons ATGCAgcctctcctgctcctgctggcctTTTTACTGTcccctggggcagaggcag GGGAGATCATCGGGGGACATGAGGCCTGGCCCCACTCTCGACCCTACATGGCATTGGTTCAATTTCTGTTTGAAGAGATACTGCACAGTTGTGGTGGTGTCCTCGTGCGACACGACATCGTTCTGACGGCAGCTCACTGCTGGGGAAG ATTAATGAATGTCACCCTTGGGGCCCACAACATCCGGAAGCAGGAGAAGACCCAGCAAGTCATCACTGTGAGACAAGCCATCCGCCACCCAGACTATAATCTTAAGAACCTCTCCAATGACATCATGTTACTAAAG CTGGAGAGAAGGGCCAAGCTGTCTGCAGCTGTGTGGCCCCTCAGCCTGCCCAGGGGCAAGACCCAGGTGAGGCCCGGAGAGGTGTGCAGTGTGGCCGGCTGGGGGCAACTTGCCCCAAAGGGCAGGTTCCCAGACACACTGCAGGAGGTGGAACTGACTGTGCAGCAGGATGAGGTGTGCGAATCCTACTTCCGCAATTATTACAACAGTACCACTCAGCTGTGTGTAGGGGACCCGAAGGTTAAGAAGTCTTCCTTTCAG GGCGACTCTGGGGGCCCTCTCATCTGTGAGAACGGTCTCCAGGGCATTGTCTCCTATGGACTGGATAACGGGAGTCCTCCACGGGCCTTCACCAAAGTCTCGAGTTTCCTGCCCTGGataaagaaaaccatgaaaagcCTCTAA